In Peromyscus eremicus chromosome 2, PerEre_H2_v1, whole genome shotgun sequence, a single genomic region encodes these proteins:
- the Camk2n1 gene encoding calcium/calmodulin-dependent protein kinase II inhibitor 1, with protein sequence MSEVLPYGDEKLSPYGDGGDVGQIFSCRLQDTNNFFGAGQNKRPPKLGQIGRSKRVVIEDDRIDDVLKNMTDKAPPGV encoded by the exons ATGTCGGAGGTGCTGCCCTACGGCGACGAGAAGCTGAGCCCCTACGGCGACGGCGGCGACGTGGGCCAGATCTTCTCGTGCCGCCTGCAGGACACCAACAACTTCTTCGGCGCGGGGCAGAACAAGCGGCCGCCCAAGCTGGGCCAGATCGGCCGGAGCAAGCGCG ttgttATTGAAGATGATAGAATTGATGACGTGCTGAAAAATATGACCGACAAGGCACCTCCTGGTGTCTAA